agaatatgcttgatgtgaatgactgagttgaaaagaacgtaatgacaaaaagtaataagaacacgatattttatagtggttcggccccaggatctggtaatgacctacgtccacttagattgttattgatataagaatcaaaggagtgatcaaagaacaagggttcaatgagtttcactaacctctgaagaacaatacaatattccaaggagaattactctagtctcaaataattcaaaagccccaaaaaagtcccttccttgagctatctttctctatttataggctcaagggggattacacgagattattacagatattctctcctgaataatcggatactcaggagattgcatgagttaatttcgggatttacaaagatctttatgggAACACGATGTTGTATGCAGAaacatcgaccagactggtcgcaggaaagactgggccgcctttgcttataatgtaccttctggtcgatacactagcagagttcctccagatgtcagccacgtgtccagggatcacttgccacgtcatcaatgccaattttttggataacacaaaCTATTGGAAATAAAGTTTCCTTCCAATTTAAAATCCAATaaagccactaaaatgaaagcaaaattacataccaattaataaactatcaacatcaaTAGACAAATTAATTGAGATAATGTAAGAAAATgtgttaagaaaaaaaaatcaaactcaatatttttatattatattctgTTGGAAATCAATCTAGATATATATTCTTAGTAAAAATAAGAACAAAGGAGCTAGCATCAAACCAGTAGAAAAGCATGTAATTTTTTTACTGTAACATatagtcaaaattgttgtagtgtctaTAAGGCATGAGctcatcaataaaaaaaatttctttctttttttacttTCTGACATATATGTTAGGCAATGTGCATTTTCTAGCTTTATAAATACTTATACcatgtagatcacctattcaaaTCAAGATTAGTGAGGGACCATATCCAAAATGAGAACAACACATTAATAGTTTCTATTGCAACTATTATCAAACAATTTCATAtgcaataattttttaaaaagctTTATGATAAcatgaataataataaaaaaaaaaggttctCATGATAAAATACAAAGAACAATAGATTTTTACAAGCCACACTTTATCAATACGAAAGCTTCTCAGTATAAAATAATCAAAGAGTGAAAGCAACATGTATATGTAAACCAATATCTTTATGGTCATTAAAAAACTTGCTTAAGAAATACTTAAAACAAATTCAGTAGCTCAACCTATTCAATAGAAACCAATACCCATTTCGCAATCTTCAACAATTAAAAGGTCATAGACCTCATCAATAGCTCTCAAGCCACGTACCTTTGGCACCCCACAAGAGGACCCCATTAGCATCCTCCAACTAATTACTACGAACCAACTCCTCTGCCACAACTAAGTAAGCATAAATCATAATAAAGCCCCACCAATATTAGTTTTCAAATTCTCTTATAGCATAAAATATAGTTTTCGATACATTTAAGTTATTTACCATATCAATCTGTGCAAATAATAAGAGTTATGAACAATTTTAAATCTAACACGCATCTTTAAATAAAACCCACTTGCTAGAATGCTGCTAAGACTCTTCTCAACAGCTTTGCCGAGAATATCATTGTTTGCTTAATCCATTTCCACTATTTTCATCTCccaaaatctattttaaaaataataagaaaaaagaaatcaTTCCTTTTAAATCGAAGTCAGTAATATTAAGTGAACTGTTCTACAGAAAAAATGAATTAAACATAGTACCTGCAAAATAGCCTCGTCCAAATCGAAGTTGAGCCCATCTTCCCTGATAGCTTCGCCAACATTTCCCACTTCCTGTTTTTGTAACCACTAGAGAACTGTAACAGATAGAGAGAGTGAGACGAGAGGTATCAGTGAAATGGGGAGAAAGAGACACATGAGAGGGAGAGATAGAGATAGAAATGAGAGGGAGTGAGTGAGTGAGGAATTTTCATTCCAAATTACAATTATTTTGTACTGCTGGACTAGGTATGGTAACAAGAAAATCATAGAGAAGCATGCATTTTTATATGGGTATAGTATAGAATTTTATTAAAAGAATAGTAATAATAAAAAACATTAGACCAAAATTATGAAATTAGGCCCAAATAAACATGCACACTATATCCAAATGTTAATAAAACCTTCTATCCACAACCCAAGCTTTTAgataaaactccaaaataaattaGATAAAATATAGTTAAGTGTGAATACCTGTTGCCGATtttttcctttctgttttatgtgcatctTGTTGTTTTTTATGCTttgttttctatttctattgttgCTCTTTCCAACTACTTAGAAAGACCTTAAGGTATtagttaattaataaataaagaaacccATGTAAGAAAGTTCAAATACCTTGAACCTGAATGTTAATCAAAGAAACTTCCAACTATGAATGTTGCTTCATGcattttaatttctcattaagaccTAGATAAAAGCaatcaatacaaaatattatattaccACTATGTCAAAAATCATTTGAACAATTACCCTCTAGAGCAGAATCCATAAGCATTAGAAAATTCTTGCGACGAATTAGATCAAGTGCCTGGAAATAATATAAACCAACAATGTTGATCCAACTTATTATCCAGTTAAAACCAAAGATATGTGTTTATGAACTGATGTACATATATTTACTAGTAGTAGTAAGAATAAAGTGTAAACTCACATGACTAGGGGGTATATGTTTTCCACTCAGAAGATCCGGCAACAACGTTCCAAAGCTGTAAACCACACTTTCTGGTGTCACTCTACCTATCAACAAAGAATTGAATTGTATCATGTATATATCATATTGCTACCAGACCAAATTCTCTCAGcttcataaaaaatatattttatactcGTCGGCCAAAAATATCATGAGGAAAATAGTACAGCAATGCTTTTTCCATCAACATAATTTTACTTGGAATTTCCATTACTAAAGTCGTGAAGAAATGGCTCTTCAGTTGCAAATATCTAACATAGTGATGCCCGTTCAATGATAATCCACATTAAAAGAACACATTATTTCTACTTATTCAAGCAAACACAAATATCAGTTCTCAGGTACTCTAGAGGAGTGAATGCTAAGTTTGTACTATAACTCTTGCCATCCCTGCTATTCTTCGTGAGGCCAAAGCAGGATAGTCTGGGAATGCCATCCTGATCAGTGATCACAGTCAACTCAAtagtaaattattttaattaaaagtgttaaataaaaataaaattatatatcaaAGATACCACTGTTACCTGATCAAATAAAACCCTGTAGGCATTGAGATCGTGATACAATGCACGTCCTTTGCTGCTATAGTACTCCAGAGCTTGTGCCAGATGCAAAGCCACCCTCAATCTCATGGCCCATTTCATTGGTTGAGCACCCCCTATAACAGTTCAATCATAAGAAACAAACTATCCAAAAAAAAAGCACAAAATCATTCTTAGCTAAATTCAATTCAATTGAGTCGTGAATGAACATTGGAGGTTTCTTTGAGAGAAGAAATATCAATTCATAAGCACTGCTTTCCATCAATAACACTTCCAAAATGATAAACAAGCAAGTATTTGGGCAATCAAGGCAATTAAATACCAATATTTGACTTTTCAGTCCCATGAAAAACCTTTTAATGACAAAGATCTTGAATGAAACATCAATTTTATTCAGTCTTAATCATTTTGAACAAGTCAAACAACTACAATGTTTTTTTAGGCAAATAATAACCAAATACATCTTCCCAGCTTCACTTTCAGTTATtttagctttatttaataaattaaaaattcccAACACCCATTAAAAGGAAACGAAAATGAAGTATGTacaaacaaatacatataaatatatataaagaaataaaGTAACTTACAGTGAAAAAGATGCTTAGCGAGAGTTTCATGGGGCATAAACTTGGCCACGAGCAACCTCTCATCTCCTTCGCAGCAACACCCAATCAGATTGGCTAATAACTCACTTCTGAGACTCTCAACCAACCTAGCTtcttaaataaaacatataagATGATTGAGAAAAAGAAACCCTTTACCATGCCACCTCACATGAACCCAATGGCCCAGAAAAATGGCATGACAGATGACCCCAATGTAAGACAGCACTTGCGAACACAGACTCCTCACCCACGGAGAGCAGGAACCAAGGGCTGCAAATTGGAGGGCGGAGGGCTTTGAGTGAGTAAGCGAAGTGGAAAATTGGAGGGCAGAGTGATGAAAGGCACAATGATGTTTGTAAGCCTTCAACATCTAAACCAGGCCCATGGAAGCTGGAGCACAGAGTCATCCAAGACCATGACAAAGAAGGagaaaaataaagggaaaaagaGGAAAAGCCAGGATTCGGGaaatgagagaaagaaagagggtaGATGGAAATGTCAAAAACCAAAAGATACAGAGAAGTAATATGAAAATAGTACACGCCTACTATTTCATTTTGGCACCTAATAATTTCATTAAAATTTATATGCCCGTGTCTTTTTTTATTTACACCAAACAATAACGGTTTCGAAATTTTGTAATATTTAGTGAAAATTCTTGTAGTGTACTTAAGGCATCCCTGGACCTAATTGAAAGATGGCGGGAGGAGTCTCAATTACAGCTTTCCCATTACCAGCAGAGAATTACTCGCTACTTTAATTTGAAAGTTAAAGGACGTCGACTCGGACTGGGTGATTTAGTGTTCCGAAGGGTGTTCATGGCTAACAAtgatcctaaagatggtgtattggggccgagttgggaaggaccctaccagatcatGGAAATCTtgcgtgaaggaaccttcaaactagctcggttaaCTGGAGAATTGGTCCGACGGACTTGGAATGTTTTACATCTTAAAAAATACTACCAGTAATAGGATGACTTTGTTAGATTTTGatatttttaacaattttttcttttttctaaggCTTGTTCATAAAagtcattttattttaataaaatttggaAAGTAGAGGTTGCTACGTATTTTAAACGTGgcattaatattttatatttgattCATCTAATTTATCACGACCTTATTTTGTAAAAGGGatctagaatattcataaattcagATTGCTTAAGGGGTAAATAACCCTCGAAGAGTCTTTGAATTAttcaacaaatttaaataaaatttgctCAACTTAGAATTTGGGAAACTCATTACTCTacagctttttaaagctcgagttttcgaAGAAATTTTGGATAAGAACtaaattaagaaaattcaaagtaaaATGAAACCTAGAGTTCAACTAGGTACAAGAATCCTTGATATAACTAGGtatgaggcctgattcttaacatgtATAACGCAATTAGGCGACCAAACTCCTCGATATAACTAGGTCACCCACCTGAATTAACTGGTCGAGCCATCAGGCatttatctcgatctaaagttaACCCCTACAAGTATGCAAATGTACAAGGATTTTTTAAAGTTCATAAACATGGAAAAATAATAGATAAATGAGGAAAATAATAgatcaaaaattaataaaactagTACTAACATAATTATGTGAATAACTCGATGAAaaataacctcgaactaagcccgaagGAGAATGTCTCGGCTTTTAATGCCTGATTAGAAAAGGTTCAAAGAACCTGGAATGAAAcataaaaatgatgaaaaaagaaGAGGATGCCCTAGACATCACTGAGCTCTGCAAATTGGCTCATGTGATGTCGCCTCATCATCACCCCCATCGGTAGCCCCAGAAGCCTCCACGGTTTCAGAGGGCTCTTTCGATAATCAGTCCTGGAACTTGGCGAAGTATTGCCCCAAAGTTTTGCGTCTGGAAATGAGAAGTCTCCTTCCTGGTTGTACCCCCAACACCGATAAAACATTTCCTCCAGAGAGACCATGGCCTCAACAACCTTATGCTTGGCCTTCTCATCATCTTTTTTGGCTTTCTCCacgacctcggacagtctccttTTAAGCACATCGACTTCCTCAAGCTTCTTGTTGAGGTCGTCAACCTCGACCTTTAGCCGGTCTTGACGTTGGATCACCTTCGTGATCTGTGCTTTGGCGATTCCCTCATTGTCCCGGGATGCCTTGAAGTCGTTTTAAGCCTCCTTCTGGGTGGCCCTAGCCTCGTCCCTTTCATCTCTGATCCGGAAAGTGTCATGGATTTGGGCTAATCAAGACTACAAAAAATATTAGGGTTAGGTCGCAAAAAGGAGggaaactaaacaaaaaaatgtgTAAGTAAAAAGGATAACTTACATTCAGACTCATTCCCAAGGCCAAGTCCAGGACATTCTCCGAGGGATGCTCCTCTATGGCTCATAGGTCCTTGATGTTCACCTGATTGGCATGGCCCATCAGTTGATTTGGCCACTCATGGTGGGGCCCACAAAGTGCCTCCGGGATCCTCCCGACCTTGAGTTGCATAACTGGAAGCTGCACAGATAGGGCCTTGCCTTGTAAACCTCGAGGAATTAGAACTGATTCACGACGAAGAGACGGAGGGGCTTCTTTTGTGGTAACTGTTGTTACCCGAGCTTGCTGCTACTTCTACGTGGAGCTAGCACCCTTATTTTTTGCAGAGGATCCAGTGGCAGCTCTGGCTCCGAGGGTAGGTTTCTTTGATATTCTCTGCTTCTTAACGACAGGTCCAGCTCTGGTCCCATCATGCTTGAAGGCACTCTTTAGGTTCATGTTTTCATCTGCAAGAGAATGAGCCAAAGAGTTAGATCCAAGAAATGAGTGAAGATAATACAAGGAAAAATGGAtaaaatcctaccctccgagctagaggggGAGATGATTATAGCTAGATCCGGATTCTGATCCAGGCTGGACTCGACCTATAATTCACAAAAGGCCAGAGGTGGGGGTGAATCTAAAAGCACTAGGTATGGGCACCTCAACCAGAATAGGTTCATACTCGGGCTGGGAGACGCCGAAGGCATAACTACCTTAGTGAATGGATTCCCAGGACaaaaggttggtcccgtacttgTAAAAAATGGTTGACCTAATCCTAAAGGTGTTGTCTACTATTGCAGTGTATTTAAGGAGAGTCAGGTCATGGCGGACTACTATATGATCCACACACTATTAAAGCATGATATCTAGGTCCAAGTCTTTGTAATTATGGCTCACGGCTCGTCTTGGGTCATGCCGAGTCCAAATGAATTCGGAAATATCTCAGTTTATGTCCTTATGATTATTACCTTGGTCTGAGGTTCCGGCTGCTGCCCCTAATTCTGTTCACCGTTGTCTTCCCTCAATTCTCACAGACAACTCAGCATGCCTCTTGTGCACCAAGGGCGCGACCTCCTCAACAGCTGGAGTTCCAGATCTCAGTTTCATGGTCTGACCTTCCTTAATCAGGCCACATTTCACCATCGTGGCATCTTTTATAATTTCCCTACACTCTTTCTCTTGGGTAGTGCGGTTGgccaaggtttcgtattgaccTCCCAAGGTCACATATCGTTCTGTCCTCCTGTAAATAGCTACACGAGACAATAACACAGTCAGAATCAGTGGTTAACTTAGCAAAAGTAAAGGATTCAGATAAAAAATTTACAAGGTTgggaaacttacgaggatggtcgAATTATCTGTGTgcacagttcttgaacccattggACATAAATAATACGTCATTAATGTCagttgggtggctggggaggtcgatgacggaGGCTGTGTTTGGGAATCTCATGAGGTAGTAGAAACAACCACCACGACCCTTTGTCTTTGGAtgagccttgaggcagaaaaaaatacataatatcaGTAGGAGTGGGGCCTCCCACTCCtgctttaaaataaaaattttaaatccAGCCAGAAGTCGATACAAGTTCAGGGGGAGCTGGAACAGTGCCAGTTCGACGTAGTTTAAAAACGTCTATGAAGTACTGTTCCAAGAGAAGGAAGGCACCTACCTTCAGGAGCTCATCAGTCTCTGCTCCAAAGTCGTCCTGGAGAGTGGTGCAGCTCCGCTCTCCATCCAACGAAGGGCGGGAAATAAGTATTTAGGGGCCCATCTTAAACCCGTGACTCAGCAATATTTTGTTCACTTTGTTGTGAGTTTTTATTCGAGACTCGATGTGCTCGGCCTTGAAGAAGGCGTCAGGTCTATCCTAAACCTACCTTTCCACCACTAGACCGAAGTAGGGAATGGGGGTCTTGAAGGCGACTtgcttatatttattttttttatggatGAGGAGCTAACTACTGACTTCATCTTCTAACTAGCTATAATTTAGTTTGCCTGGTGACAAAGCGATTTGTTAGAGGCGACCGAGGATATAACCTAGTGTCGATCATAGAAGTAAGGGCAACCTAGACATTTAGAAACTCTGATACTTCGGTTTGGTGCAAAACCACTCTAAAGACCGTGACTCTTAAGCTACCTAGAACTGAACCTAAAATCCTTCAAATCTTCAAACCCAGAATCCAAACATTCATCTCTCAAACCTAGAAAACCCATAATCTAACCCATTTTTGTGAATTATCCCTAACCTTTCCTAATGATATAAGTTTTGGccatataaaaaacataaactaaACTCGTACAAGATGAAAAAAAGTCAAAAATACTGGAAAGTTTCATAAAAATTATTAGAAAATAGgaaaatgaaatttaaaccaTGTATAAAAGTACTTATGGTTTGGTTTCTTGGATGATGAAGTGAATAAAGTGAGGGAAGAATAGGAAATGCTACCAGAATCCAAGAGTGAGAGTCTAAAAGTTTATGGGAAACAAGGGAATGCATAGAGTTTTAGTGTTTTGGAGAAGAATAAAGACAAGAGAAAAATGTTGAATGAAAAGGTAGTGAGGCTCATGTTTGGTTCTCCTATTTATGCGTAAACTTCGGGAATAAATCTAAGCCACATGAATAGATTAGTTCGTGATCCAAGGGCCTGAGTTAAATATCCCAAACGCCAACAAAATGGTGATAAAACAATTGTCATAGTACTAGAAATCCAAACAGACGCCAGTAAAGAGAAACCATGTGTCCCACACTTGAGTGTGTTAGACATGGCGTCATGCACGAGCAGGGACTTAGGGAAAAATGTTGTTCCCTAACAATACGAGCTGAATTACTTAGCaccgggtacagctggcaaacaAACGTATGAATAAATGTACATATAAAGAGTACCTTGTTAACTATGGAGTGAGTAGCTTGAGCTTACTTGACAGCCTACAACAACCAGAGAGTGTCCATATCGCTTCTTatgccaacaacttagttcgaggtACACATTGCTTAGATCGCCCTCATGAAACTCCGAACATGACCCGAATCAGTTAATATTTTTCCTACAACACCCAACTTGAGGAGTTTGTTCTGCTCATGGATGCCTAACTATgatgcatagtgaaggatcccaaaagactcagagattACTTATACACCTAATAAATGTATAGGTTTTATTATGTATTTACTACCCGCTACAACAAATATAGAATTAATAGGTCgttatgtatttatgtaaatgggaagttacccaaatttgtAAGTTACCATATTAATGTACGTTTACCCAAAAATGTCCATAATGATCTCCTATAAATAGTAATGGAATGGACAGAAAAAGGGATCGACtttctgtatgcaaaaactctgcaaaaattgtcataaaaaatttcatcaagagtcctaaacagatcaataagagtgactcatggactaggtggatatTAACCAGTATACAACGTAAAATTGTGCGAGTATTTTTTTGTTCTTGCTTTTTGTCATTTTTTCTATTCGGCTTATTAAAAGCCTAGTCTCTCTATTGTCAAATTTCTAAATGCCTTGTTGTTGAAAAATCGCTTcaacaacaagtttataaagaaattaatttatatcattcatgtcatatataatctaattatatgaAGTATCttcactaagatgtctatcctcACCAGCAattcagatctagatcacatgcattctaaagaatgcttagcaaatcgtaGTAGCAACCATTcgttaaagatttcatactttaatatgttatcaACTATTCTATTCATTATTAATGATGTTAATCATTTCATATTAATACAAAATCATACTCTCATTAATGAATGCGGAATTatttgacattaatataaattattcacTAACAATTCAATCAATCAATTATAAGAAAATGTACTTTTATTAAATTCCAAAATGAAATGTCTGTACACGTGCTTTTAGGACATCAACCCTAACAACAACATACTAACAATCTTCACCttggcttcattagtctcatcaTCAAGGGTACTTTCCACAAATACGCTTATTGTACCACTTTTAAGGATAGGGGTGCCATCAACATTCTCTGATTAAGTAAATTGTAATAAGTTCAACCAATGCCTGAACATTTTAGTGGGAACTAGCTTGGTTAGCATATTAGTTGCATTCTCCTTTGTGTAGATCTTTAATATGTAAATTTATTCTAAAGTGACCCACTATCTAATCTTGTTATATCTTATAGTTCTATGTTTTGACCTTTGGTGAAACATTTTATTGTTGGCCAAATGTATGGCACTTTGATTATCATTCTACAACAACACAACACATTGTTCAAAACCAAGCTCTTTCACCACACCCCTTAACCATAATCCTTCCTTTGACACTTTGGTGAGTGCCATTGTTGTACCTGAAAAATACAAGCTGACGTGTCTTGTTCGTGGTACAGCTGGGATGTATTTCACGAAGACATTCCTTGTACCAAGATCTTGGTACGAGTTCCCGAATGAGTAGCTTGAGTTAAGCACACGTCAACGAGGGATCAAGGAGATCGACTAGCTGGATCTTTAGGTCAATTAGGCATATCTAGGACTTCTCAATATTCAGCTAAGCATAACCTGGAAACCTCTAGCTTGTGTAGTGTATATCCAGCTTGTTGTCGACATAAGGAATTCATAGATTCGAATCCTTGAAGACTCGGGATTTTTTGTGCATAATTGGAATATTGTAATCTTCCTTGATAAATGTACAATATCTCACAAtcaatatattaaattttttttttttgaagtcaACCAAAAATATAAGATTACTCAAACCTATCGATTAAACTCCTATAAATTTAGATGGAATGGACATGAAAAGGGTTCTCAATTTTGTATACTAAAACTCTGGAGAAATTGTCATAAAATTTTTTTTGAGAGATAAACAacaataacatagactcgtggactaggtggattttaatcactgaaccatgtaaaagttatttgtgttattattaattggtttaaaTTAAGCCTGATTTCACCCTCGAATTTCTTAGTTctctgttggcaaaaaactgcatcaacagaaTAGTGCTTCCATTGAGAGGCTATTAGGCTTGTACATTTTTCATCTTCAATCCTTTCCTGCAACAATGGTGGTCACCAGAAGGTGAGTGAGTGAAGTTGAATCAGAAAGGCTTGGTGACCAAAGGGATTTTTGAGTGGTTAGCCCTGCTGGAGATGGCACTCCAGTGCCCAGTCATCATGGGAAACACCCCCAAGTCAAAACTAGAAACAATCAGGACATA
The genomic region above belongs to Humulus lupulus chromosome 1, drHumLupu1.1, whole genome shotgun sequence and contains:
- the LOC133819485 gene encoding serine/threonine-protein kinase BSK5-like, whose amino-acid sequence is MTLCSSFHGPGLDVEGLQTSLCLSSLCPPIFHFAYSLKALRPPICSPWFLLSVGEESVFATRLVESLRSELLANLIGCCCEGDERLLVAKFMPHETLAKHLFHWGAQPMKWAMRLRVALHLAQALEYYSSKGRALYHDLNAYRVLFDQDGIPRLSCFGLTKNSRDGKSYSTNLAFTPLEYLRTDILTPESVVYSFGTLLPDLLSGKHIPPSHALDLIRRKNFLMLMDSALEGSRYLNFLTWEVGNVGEAIREDGLNFDLDEAILQIDMRSWFVVISWRMLMGSSCGVPKVRGLRAIDEVYDLLIVEDCEMGIGFY